The nucleotide window aaggagtagACGCTGGAGCCGAGGGTGGCCGGGGCCGGGGGATGGCACAGCTGGGCACAGAGAGCGTCAGCATGAACTGTGGGGACAGCGGGAGCGCACCGGACGGGTCTCTGTGGAGACCAGACACTTGGGAGCAGCCCCGACTCCCCCACATGTGTATCCTGCCCTCCAGCAGGCTCTGTCCACCGCTCCACCCAGTGCAACCCCGGGTCCAGCCATTTCCCGCCCTCCTGCAGCCTCCGCCCAGAGGGTCTTCCTCCAAAACAGAGGCCtcgcctccccccaccaccccaggggTCACCTGCCCACCTCCAGGCCCCTTCACAGCGGCTTCCTCGGGCCGGCCCGGAGCAGCACCCACCCAGCCCTGCCTCGCCCCAACTTCTCTCCAAGGGGCCTGCTCCCTGAAGGGCCGCCTGTCCTGTTTCCTGCTGGAGTGTTCGGAGCTGGCAGCAAGTGTGGAAACCACGTTGGCTGGTAAGGATCGAAGAACGCGCAGGTGGACAAAGCCATTCAAAACTGGAGACTTGCTCTCGCCATCACTGGCGCCCCAGCTTTCTCCTCTTtgattaaatgtgtttttaaaaagtaatatgtgTGCATAATGTAACCGTGAACTAGTTCTACGGGAAAGATGAAAGTGCCTACCCTTTCCCACTCCCTGGAGGCCGCACTTTTAAGCCTTAAGCTGTGGCATCGGTATTTATCTGCGTACTGTTGATGACATGCACGGCTACTTctggatttttccattttgtcttaCCTTCCTGAAGCAGGTGAGCTCAGTGGTTTACAGCACAGACTTTGCCTGGGTGGTGACTTCAGGCAAACCACCTAACCTCTTGGTCTTGActgtaaaaagaagtaaaacagcaGCCTGGCTGCTCTGTGAGGTCGTACCACCGGTGGTCCCGCGTGCCCTGGTGGCTGTGGTCATCACTGCCACCGGTGCCCTGAGGACGCATGCCCGCCTTGTCCCCGACCCTCCAGCGGACTCCCATCAGTGTTTGCTCAGACCCACACTCAGTTCAGCAGAACTATGTAAACACTGTCCTCAGATAAGGCACACAGTGTACTATCATTAACTTCCTTTCTTGGAcaacttttctgttttccttggaATTAAAAATTGCTTgcagcttcctcctccccccctctttGCTCAAGTTTCTCTGACACTAATTCAGCCTCACATTTTCAGAAAGTGCTGTAAGAATCCTTTCAGCCTTGACCACTGTTAAAGAACAAACACTGAACTCAGGAAGTGTGAGGATGGCATTGCCTTGATGTGTAGGTTGGGCGGCCCCCATCTGGCACATGGAGGGGCGCTCCAAGGACTTGTACCAGATGGAAGCTTTTCACAGGACTGCAGCGGTGGCGGCGGGcaagaaagttattagcaaaagaacaAGATTGCTCcgggcaaggtcaccttcccttagAGGGGAGCCAGGCAGTCTCACCAGGTGGGTTACTTCCTGTTCTCTGGGCAACGGACAGGGCCCCCGTGACAGATCACTTCATTGGCGCTGATCAGGAAACTCCTGATCGACCACTGCAGACTACATTTCTGGGGAAGTCTGAAAGGACAGTTAGGTTGGGTGTAAAGTCTTGATTTAGTGCCTTGGCCTAAGTGCAGCCATTTTGggcctctgcttctctttttaaCACCACCCACTGGGTTCTCCTCATTTTCCCCTGGAGCCCATCCTGTTGCAGTGTGGTACTGCTGCCATCTGGGATGTACCGCCATGCTGCCAAGGGCTCCTCTGAGCCAGTGCAGGAGCCTGGCCCCTGGGTCCCATGGCCCCTTCTTCGACTCCCTCATTGTGCCGAAGCTAATTTTCTCCCACCCTCAATTAACAATGTGGCTTGTTAGAgaattctagaaataattttctaaagaactttaaagtcatttgttttctgatttcccAAGTTCTTGTTGAGAAGTCCAGTGCCATTGGACTCCCCCATCCTCTGTTCAGGACTTGAGCTTTCCTCTCTGGAAACTCTCaaggttttcctttttcccttggaTTCTGAGGTAATGGTGTATCTTCTTGtgggtttctttcatttattgtGCCGGGAATTCCCATCTGAAAACTGACCATCTTGGATCGTGGGgaattttcttctcattcctaccttattgttctctttcttgtcttctaATACTCAGGTATTGTGTTTCCTGGATTaatttcccagttttcttttttccaggtatttttcttttttcaaaaaattttaaaaaggtttttatttttgagagagacagagcatgagcaggggaggggcagagagagagggagacgcagaacccaaagcaggcttcaggctctgagctgtcagcacagagcccgactcggggctggaactcacggactgcgagaccatgacctgagctgaagttgccgcttaaccaactgagtcacccaggtgccccccaggtatttttctttatagactAATTTCCAGGTCTTTTATGaatttgtgtctattttttgccATTGGATTTCTTTCCCAGCACAAAACCATCTCTCATCTTTGGGAAGGTATTATCATGCAtttggtttgttgttttcatCTTTGCCTGCTTTGCCTCTATTTTGGTGTGTTTCTTTAGATGTTTTCTTCAAATGCCAGTAATCCTTGGCTGTTGGCCTTTCATATTGAGAATCAAGACACCATATAGGAAATTAAAGCTCTGTGTGCTAGGGAGGGAGCCTGATGGTCGACAGGCCTCATGTGGGGGATCTGGGTACAGGTTTGGGGGGTGCCAGATAATGATCTACAGGTATGCAGATTTTCCCTCGATCCCCATTTTCAGGGTGCCACTCACCCCACCCTCAGCTGGACCTGATGTCCCCAATACCAAGCCTCTCTGGACAGTAACCCACCTGTTCTCTGCAGGAAGCAGGGAGACTGGTGTCTCTGCTCCCTATGAGGACGTTCACCCTCTCCTCCTGTTTCTACTCTGATCCTTGTCTTCGCACGCCCATGGGTCCAGAGTTCCTCTGCTGCTTTGCTCTACCAGGTGGCTAGCTGCTTGCTGGCTTCTTACTATGCAGGGTCTTAAGTTTCCGGTTTCTCCAGGCTGCTAAGTCATTTTCTGTCTACCATCTTGTCTTTCTGGGTCACTAGAGTGATTTTTAGGGAGAAAGCAGGCACAGAAGAGCCTGTTCctcttgtgtctccctcactgCACCACCCATCCAGCCACTTCACAGGGCCCTCAGCCCCTTCATCTTTCCAGAGGCTCAATGTGAACTGGGATGGAGGTGGGAGTTTGGAAACCACTTGCTTAGAGGGGCACTGAGGAGAGTTTATGGCACCACTGACTTGGGTGTGTTTAAGGTCGCCAAGAGAAAGCCAGTAAGGTAGCAATCATGGGCACAGAGAGGGCTGGTGATGGCTGGGGGGACAAGGAGAGGTCTGCTTATAGAGGCGGAATCCTGTCTGCTGAGGCAAGAGCAGGGGGGAGAATGGGAAGCAACCACAGGAAAAGGCCACCACAGCCCTCAGGGAGATGCAGGCTGTGTACCCAGAGGCCTCGTGTTGAGTGCAGGGGTGCATGCTGTAGGGAGCAGAGCtggtcaccccaaaatatgcctctttggcatgaggattattttaggatgaatatttttaagaaacacagGAGAAACTCTGATAGAAGTTACCCTTTATATAAGAGTCATTTACATCTATAAGGGGTGTCTCCATACATTATCTTCCCAGCTCTACCAGCAAGCAGAAGATGCCTACATCTCTAGAAACTATCGATGCCAAAGGCAAAGACCAAGAGATGCACATCCTTGCCCTTGTTCACCATACTTTGCCTGAAGACCTCCCACAGCCGGCTTCCTGGCCCCAACATCTTCTCTTGCCTTTTGCTGGAAATGGTATTTAAGGGGAGGGTTGTGGGTCATGTGCGGAGGTACTCCGTTCTCCTGGGTCTCCCCATGCATGCAGGAGGTATATGTGTTACAAAACTTGTGTGTTCCTCTCCTGTTAATCTTTTATTACAGGGAGTGTCTCAGTCAAGAGCCTATGACGGTAGAGGGCATATTATTTTCCCTCCCCACATAAAGGAGGAGATATATtcgcctctcctctgcttgctgtGAAGGTCAAGGGAAAGACAGGTTGGTAAATGGGcagcatccaaaaaaaaaaaaaaagtggagcaaGGACAATAGGAAAGAGTGCACCCAGGGCGTGGTGAGGGGGACCCTGCCTTAGGACAGATGGGTGGCCACAGGGACGTTTGTGCCGGGTTGCCTGGCCTTTCCTTAAAATAGGTGATGTTGTCTGTCCAGGATGGGGCGGGTGCCACCAGGGCTGAGAACTTGCAGAATGGAAAGAGGTTTAGAACAGTCCTACTGGAGAAAGCCTGGGCTTTGGAATAAGAGCCATAAGATGCCAGAGCAGGTTCTGAGCAAAGAAAGTGTCATGCTTCCATTATTCAAGGGATTCAattgcaaaggaaggaaagaaatgcctcttccaggagaggagaggggaggaaggacagaaacTGTGGTCAGAGGGCTGCAGAGGATGGCACTTCTGCAGGGGCTGATTACTTCCCTGCGATGACCGGCCCTGGGCCAAGTGCCACGTGCCATCCCAGCTTACCGGATCCCCAGCACCCCGTTAAAGACGGGTGGCGGTACCTCATTTGAGGGATGAGCAAATTAAAGTGGTCGAGGTGAGGCTCCCTGCACAGAGCCTGTGGGGGCAGCACCAGGAACTGGGCTACATCTACAGGACTCTGAATGCCTCCAGGGCTCTGCACTTCCAGATCCCAAGGGAACTGTGACCCTGTCACGTACAGCCCAGGactcaggctctgcagtgacagtgccaAGGACATACtatactctttttctctcccctccctttgtTTTGACTGAATTTTAGTTGATAAATCAATtacttctctgtatttctcttattttcaaatttttaaaaattgtggtaaaatacacaaaacataaaatttaccatcctaaccatttttaagcgtacagttCGTTAGTGTTAGgtgcattcacactgttgtgcacccatcaccagcatccatctccaaaactctttccatcttacaaaactgaaactctatacccattacaTAAGAACTCCCCATTCCCTGTCTTCCCACCCCTGGCAACCCCATGCTGCTTTCTATGAGTTTGgcctactctaggtacctcacataagtgaaattatatagtgTTTATCTCTTTGTGGCTGGataatttcactgagcataatgtcctcaaggttcatccgtgttgcagcacatgtcagaatttctttcctatttaaggctgaataatactccatcatATGCATACAccatatttgttcattca belongs to Acinonyx jubatus isolate Ajub_Pintada_27869175 chromosome A1, VMU_Ajub_asm_v1.0, whole genome shotgun sequence and includes:
- the LOC113601099 gene encoding histone-lysine N-methyltransferase 2B-like; amino-acid sequence: MGCGGSHAREDSTEVNQAGAATQVRREEEGVDAGAEGGRGRGMAQLGTESVSMNCGDSGSAPDGSLWRPDTWEQPRLPHMCILPSSRLCPPLHPVQPRVQPFPALLQPPPRGSSSKTEASPPPTTPGVTCPPPGPFTAASSGRPGAAPTQPCLAPTSLQGACSLKGRLSCFLLECSELAASVETTLAERMRECVKVGRRAERERESKAHSTLSPTKGSILGS